The DNA region TTATACCTTCACCTGGGACGACGAGCAGCAAAAGGCCAAGTTAGTTTCTGTAAAAGAAAATAAATTAGTGAAGTTTAAGTGGCTCGACGATGAACCGCAGTGTTATTTCGAAATGGAAATCGTTCAAGACGAGCTCACCAACGATGTTGCACTTTCCATTACCGATTTTGCCACCGAGGACCTGCTTGCTGAAAAAAAATTGATCTGGGATAACCAAATCGATTATCTTATTAGTGTTTTAGGTGCGTAATAATAGTTACGCAATGTTTACCTTTGTAAGGTGAAAAAAATACATCTTCTTTTAATAAAAGCATTCGTTAAGCCATTTATTGCAACGTTTTTTGTTGTAATGTTTATCTTATTGATGTTTTTCTTGTTTAAGTGGATTGATGATTTAATAGGCAAGGGCTTCGAATGGTACACCATATTAGAACTGATGTACTATGCCTCCGCGGCAAACGTTTCTATGGCGCTGCCACTCTCCGTTTTGCTTTCCTCCATCATGACTTTTGGTACCCTCGGCGAAAACTACGAACTTGTAGCAATTAAGTCGGCTGGAATATCGCTGCAAAAAGCGATGCGACCGCTTCTCGTGGTGATTTTAATGCTTACCGTTGCTTCTTTCCTGTTCTCGAATTACATGCTTCCAAAAGCCAATCTAAAATTCGGTTCATTACTATACGACGTTAGAAATAAAAAACTCTCTTTCCTGATCAAACCGGGGGTGTTTAACAACGCAATTCCGGGCTACTCCATCCGCGTAGATAGCAAGGATGAAGACGGCATGTTGCATGGAATTATGATTTACGACCATAAAGATAATAGCGCTATCCCAAAGGTAATTCTGGCCAAGCAGGGGAAAATGGAGAAAACCGCCGATGGGAAATTCTTGATTCTTAAGCTTAAAGATGGCGTGCAATACGAAGAGCAGGCCAAAAATAGCGGAATGTACAATCCCCGGCAGATTTTTTCACGCCGACGGTTTAAGGAAACCGCCCCCCAGTTCGATATGTCTTCTTTCGATCCCGACCGGACCGACCCAAATGCGTTTGGAAACAGTACTCCAATGTTAGATTTAAAGGGCATTGTGAAAAAAAGAGATTTGTTAACACGGCAACTCGATACCGTGAAAACAAACGCTATCGCAAGCTTAACGGGTAATTTTAAGCAGTTTAATATTACTAAAGGCTACACCAAATATAAAACCGCACCCAAGCAGCTCAACGATGTGATCCTTAAAGACATTCCAAACGGATCGCGTAAACAAAGCCTGGAGAATGCAACAAATATTGTCTCGGGCATTATGCAAAACCTGCCCAACTGGGGCCCGCGACAAACGGAATTGAACAGGGAGATCATTTTTACCACCATAGAATATCAGCGTAAATTTACCTTGGCCGCATCCTGTATTTTGCTGTTTTTTATCGGTGCTCCACTGGGTGCAATTATCCGAAAAGGAGGAATGGGACTTCCCGTGGTTACGGCCGTTTCCTTTTTCTTGATTTACCACATTATTACCACCGTTGCCGAAAAATCGGCTAAAGAAGGAAATTTAAATCCGATTTTGGCTATGTGGACTGCCGCAATTGTTCTCTCGCCGTTGGCTGCCTTTCTAACTTATAAAGCAACAGTCGATTCGGCATTGTTTGATATCAATTTTTATAAGCAACTTTTTGTAAAGTTGTTTAAACGGAACAAGCAAATAGCGTAAAGTTACCTTTACTTCCAAATGATATTTTAATCAGAAGAATGCTTAATAAGGTTGTACCTTTGTATGCAAGCTTGTAGATTGTAAATTAAGTTAATTATAATGGACAAAAGTCTGATGCTTAGTGCGCTATCAACCATCAGAATATACAGTAATCTATAGCTGCGAAAATATGCTTTAATTAAAATGCAAACGAAATTAAATACAATAGAAGAGGCTATCGCCGACATCAAGGCCGGTAAGGTGATCATTGTTGTTGATGATGAAAACAGGGAAAATGAGGGCGATTTCCTAACCGCTGCCGAAAATGCAACCCCCGAGGTGATTAATTTCATGGCTACTTACGGCAGAGGGCTAATTTGTGCGCCCTTAACAGAAGAACGCTGCAAGGAGCTCAACCTGAATTTAATGGTTGGCAAAAACACGGCTGCCTACGAAACAAATTTTACCGTATCGGTTGATTTGGTTGGCCACGGTTGCACAACCGGAATTTCGGCAAGCGACCGTTCTAAAACGATGCTGGCGCTTGTAAACCCTAAAACCAATCCCGAAGAATTGGGCAGGCCGGGGCACATCTTCCCGTTAATAGCTAAAGATGGTGGTGTAATCCGTCGTGCAGGACATACCGAGGCCGCTGTTGATTTGGCCCGGTTGGCCGGAATGAAGCCCGCCGGTGTGTTGGTAGAGATTTTGAAAGAAGATGGTGAAATGGCCAGGCTACCAGACTTATTTAAGATTGCCGAGCAACACCAATTAAAAATTATTTCTATTGAAGACCTCATTGCCTATCGCTTAAACATTGATAGTTTAATTAAACAAGAAGTTTCTATTGATTTGCCAACCGCCTGGGGCGACTTTAAAATGACCGCCTACACGCAATTGGATAACAACGCCACACATCTGGCAATTTCTAAAGGCAGCTGGAATGTTGACGAACCCATCCTCGCACGTGTGCACAGTTCATGCGTAACAGGCGATATCTTCGGTTCGTGCCGCTGCGATTGCGGACCTCAGTTGCATAAAGCGCTAGAAATGATCGAGAAAGAGGGCAAGGGCATTGTAGTTTACATGAACCAGGAGGGGCGAGGTATCGGATTAATTAATAAGCTGCGTTCTTACAATCTGCAAGACGCAGGTTTTGACACCGTTGAAGCCAACATTAAACTGGGCTTTAAAGGCGATGAACGTGATTATGGCGTTGGTGCGCAAATTTTACGTTCAGAAGGCGTTACCAAAATGAAGCTGATGAGCAACAACCCTACAAAAAGGGCAGGCTTAATTGGTTACGGTTTAGAAGTTGTAGAAAATATTCCTATCGAAATTGCAAGCAATGTGCATAACGAACGCTACTTAACCACCAAAAGAGACAAAATGGGCCACTCCATTATGAAAGGATAAGTCAGTTGGCAGTTAGCAGTTCACAATTCCTTCAACTAGTCCTGTCATTCTGACGAAGGAAGAATCCCTCGGCTACAGAGTCGGTTAGTTTAAAAGCGCACTGACCCTTACTGAGCTTGTGGTAGGCGATTGGTTTGCTGCTAATCGGTTAGAGATTCTTCGCGATGCTCAGAATGACAAATTTCACTAGAAAAGCACTGACCCTTACTGAGCTTGTGGTAGGCGATTGGTTTGCTGCTAATCGGGTTAGAGATTCTTCGCGATGCTCAGAATGACAAATTGCGCTAAAAAGCACTGGCCGAAAACTGACGGCATTTGATAAGCGATTGCTTTAATGTGGAAACTCATTGATTTTTTACTGAGAACTCACAACTGAAAACTGCCAACTGAGAATTCCCAACTGAAAACTCCACGCTCCAAACTACCTCCTCTGCTTATTTTTTTCCTGATTGATGATCGCATCTTTATTGATCGGCCTGTTCGTTTTAGCTGGCGCTTCCGATTGCTTTCTCTTTAAGTTACGGCGATAAGAACCCGATATTTTCTGAATAAACTCTTTAAAGGTGTCGAACTGCTGCGTGTAAACCAGGCCAAACGAGGTCACGTTTGCGGTTGGACTTATACCACTGTTTAAGAAAATACTTTGTTGTGTTTGAGGTTTATTGGCCACTTTACCGATCAGGCTTCCGTCTTTTTTAATCAGGAACAAAGCCTCAACCTCGCTACCCACATTATTTTTTGAGAAATCGATCACCGTAAAATCGTTCAAACTGTTTCTGTCAACAATACCCGCATTAACAATTAACCGATCGTTAAAGAATTTGAAAGAAGCATTGGCCTCACTTAACGACCGAACGTTCAAATCAACAAAGTTCAGGTTAAGCGACGAAAGCACGTTGTTGAACTGATTAAATACCAGCTCAGTCGCCGTGCTTGTTGCGGTTGAGCTCAGTTGGTTACCTATGGATTCGCCCCCGTTTCCAGGTGCAAAACTCCTTCTGATAATTAAACTAAAGGCCTGAAGATTCAGGTTGTTCTGGTCGCTAAAGTACGTTTGCAGCTGTTCTTTGATTGAAGGCTGCGACGGAAAATCAATATCGAGTTTAATATCCGGCTGAAGCAGGAGTCCGGTTAGTCCCATTTCTACTTCCGTGTCGACCCGTTGGTTTGCATTGCTACTCGCGTCGCGGTTGGCCGCTTTAAAAAGGTCACTCAAATTGGCCCTTAACGCATAAACTGCTTTCAGGTTGATTTGCGCCGCCGTAGGGTTTCCCGTCCATCGGATAGTTCCGCCCTGCCTGATCTCGAATTTTTTGTTAATTACCTCCTGGGCAGTAAAATCGAAGCTACCAGTTTCAATAATGTAATCGCCCGACATTTCAAAATCACCCAAACTGTTAATATTCAAATTCAGGTCTGCATTTCCCTTTCCACTTAAATTACCTAAAGTAGTATAAATGTTGGCCGTGGTATTTGGGTCGATACTCAGTTTAAATGTAAGCGTCAACCCATCAAAGTTGGTCGTTTTTTTAACCAATACCGTAGAATCTCTGCTTACAAAATTGATAAAATCCTTGTCAGAAATTGTTTCGGAGCTATTTAATGGCAAATTGAACACCGTTCCCTTTTCGGTTTTCGCATTAATATCAATTTTCATTTTACTGGTTGGCCCGTTGAACTTAAAAACGCCTGTTCCGTAAGCTTTACCATAATAAACAGAGTTGTCTTTGGCGGTAGTATTCAGCGCCATAAAACTATTCGCTCTTAAGGTTACATTCAACGTTGGGTCGTTAATGTCGTTTAAATCGACACTTCCGTTACCTATCGCCTCGTGTCCTTCAAGGTCGTTCAGCTTAAAATCTTTGAGGTTGATCACACTGTTTTCAACGGTTACCTCATCAGTAATAACGTAAGTAGTTTTGAGGTAATTCACCATCAGCTGCCCTTTATCCAGCTCAAGCGTACCGTTAATTTTAGGCTTATCAAAATTACCCTTAACCGTTAAATCGGCAGATATGTTGCCCTTTAGGTTCGATACAAGCTGCTTAACGAAAGGCTCCAAAATCGTCAGTTTACTGTCGTTCATTCTCAGTTCCAGATCAATCTCCTTCGCCTTTAAATCCAAATCGCCGGTTAGCTTAAAAGTTTCCGAATCTCGCGTGGTCACCCTTGTAAACAGGGTTACCTTATTGGTGGCGTTGCTAAAAGAAGAAGTATCTGTTAACGTTCCGATGTAGATATCGTTAAAGTTCAGCGAATCAATCTTGATGTCGTCGCTCACTCTCGGTGCTTTCAAAATGCCGTATAAATTCGTTTTGCCATTAACCGCACCACTCAGTTTAACGCCAAAGCCCTTGGTAAAAGGATTAAGGGTTTTTAGGTTAAAATCTTTAAAGCCCACTTCAATCAAATCTTTCGGATCTTCTGAGATCAACCCATCAATAGTAAGCTGTTGGATGCCATTCGTAAGGTCGAAATTGCTGATCTGCGTTTTGCCGTTGTTGAGCACAATGCGAACCTTTTCTTGTATTCGCCATTCCTCATCATTAATTTTTAATATCGATGGAAGCACACTCAACCGGGCTGTAGTATCTTGATTTTTTGTAAATTCTACCAGCCCATTCAAATCCAGCTGGTTGGCTTCATCTGAATTAGACATTTTCACGTTGAATGCCAAACTATCGTTGCGCAGAATATTCGAAATGTTTACATCCTTTATAAATAAACTGTCATTTAACTGTACCCGATCGGAGGTAACAATTAACTGAAGCTGCTGCGGCGTAGTATTTTCATCGAGGATGATGTTATTTACCACAATTCCGTTATACTTCAGCGTTTTTACATAACCGTTTAGCGTTGCCGTATTGTTTCTCGAATCAAAATTACCGATTAAAGTTGCGCCATCATCCAAGGCCAGTCCCGGTGATATTAATTGGGCCAGCGGCTCAAATTTCTTCACTTTTAGGTTAAACTTAAAAATTTGGTTTTTATACTTAAAAATATCGGCCTGTAAAGATGGGATATACGTTTTGGCAATGGCCTTGTAATACGAAACAATCGAGTTCAAATCATACTCGCCGGTAATACTCGCGTCCAAAATATCCGATTTGATGTTCAAATTGCGGCTGGCACCGGTTCCATTAGCAATCAATTGCACGGAATCTACATTGTAAACGCCTTTCGGATTTTGCAACCTGATCTCCTGAACCATTAAACTGCCCTCAATATTGTTAAGGTTCGTTCCCGAAAAGTTCGTGCTAAACTTGGCATCCACCATTAACGAATCCTTCAATAATTTTAAAGCCTTGAGCTTTGCCCTCGAAATGGTTGCATTAAAATTAAATACCGGAAGTTTTGGATTTAAATTTACGCCTCCATCAAAAGCCAGCTTAACGTTTTTGTCGTTTATCGTAAGTTTCCCATCGAAGTACTTCTTGTCAAACTTGCCGTCTATTTTTACGTTTCGGTACCTGTAGCCATTGAAATCAATGTAGCTAACATCGCCGTTTATCTTCTCCGATAAATCTTTCAGCTCCGTTCCCCTGCCTTTAACATATAATGATGAAGTAATCCTGCCCAGGCTTTTCTCATCTAACAAGCTGCCAATATTAAAATCGTACGACTTGATATTTCCGGTATAAGATGGAACCTCATTTTTGTCAATTTTCATGTTAACATCCGAAACCAGACGGCCAAGCTTGGTTTTAAATTCGCCGTAGGCAATAAAGTCGTTCTGGAAACCTGTAAAACTTCCATTAAAATTAATGTTGCCGAACTTACTTACAATTACAGGAATCAATTTCTTTTTGCTGTTCGTAATTCCGCCCAAAACTTCATCAAGATCCGTCTTGTTCGTACCCGCCATCTCAATTTTTAGGTCCATAAAGGTTTCTTTCCATTTCGGAAGCCCTTTTAAAACAAAATCTCCTTTAATGTAAGTGGCCTTACCAGCTTTTAACGAAAGTTTTTTGGCTCTTAAATTATTTACCAGGCCCGTTATCTGTCCGTCGATGTCGATGTCGAGCTTCATGTCGTTCAGCTCCGGCGCAAAAAAGGCAACATCCCTCGAGCTCAGGTGGCTATCTTTAAACACAGCCTTCATCCGAACCTTATCAATATAGTGGTTGAAGTCGCGATAAGTCTTAAACTTCATTTGATAATAGTTAGTTAAGCGGCTTCGCGAAGTTTCGAGCAGGAGGTTTTTAAGCTCGATTGCATTACTATCAATCGTGGTTTGAGCGGTCAGGTTTTTTAAATAAAAACCGCTTTTTTCTTTAAGGGTAAGATTTTTGATGTTCGTTTTTAACAAATGGTCTTTCACATCAAGCCCCTCAAAAATGCCGCTCAAATCTTTAACATCAACATTATCAAAATTTACGCTCCGCCCTTGAACCGTATCTTTTGCTGTGAAATTTTTGTATCTAAAAGCAAACTTATTCAATATCACCCGACCTAAATTTACATTGTACGGCTCTGATTTCTTTTTCTTTACAGTAGGTTTACCAGAATCGAAGTAATTGATGATGAAATCGAGATTAGAAGACTTATCTTTGAAATCCTTTAGGAAAAACTGCCCGTTATTGATTTGAACGGTATTAATGTCGATTATTCTTTTGTCGATTGATAACCGATTAATATCGACCATAAACTGAGGTGTACGCAATAAAGTGTCTTTTTGCATATCGAGTACCAGTAAATCTTCAAGAACGATAGATTTGAAAGGTTTGATGTAAAGGCTCTTGATTGATACAGTAGTTTTAAGTTCTTTTGATAAATATGCTGCCGTTTTTTGGGCAAGATAAGTTTGAACAGACTTAAACTGTAATGAAAAAATAATAAGCGCTAGCAGCAAAATTATTGATGCAATTACCCAAAGGAGTATTTTAAATAGTTTTTTAATAATTTTGCAGCTTAAAATTTAAATAATTTGTCTGTTATACTTGCTATCGAGTCCTCTTGCGATGATACTTCAGTCGCTATATGTAACAACGGCAAAATTACGGCCAATGTTATTGCAAACCAAACAATTCATGAAAATTATGGAGGTGTAATCCCTGAATTGGCATCCAGGGTACATCAACAAAATATTGTTCCAACGATTGCGCAGGCATTAAAAAATGCAAATGTTACAAAACAGGACATAAGTGCAGTTGCTTTCACACAAGGCCCCGGCCTTTTTGGCTCTTTATTGGTCGGTGTTTCATTTGCTAAATCATTTGCATTGGCCTTAAATATACCTTTAATTTCGGTCAACCACATGCATGCACACATATTGGCGCATTTTATCGACGATCCTAAGCCTACATTTCCGTTTCTATGCCTCACCGTTTCGGGCGGACATACGCAAATTGTATTGGTAAGGGATTATTTCGATATGGAAATAGTTGGCGAAACGCTTGATGATGCGGCTGGCGAAGCGTTTGACAAAACAGCAAAAATTTTACAACTTCCTTATCCCGGCGGGCCATTGATAGATAAGCATGCTAAAAACGGAAATCCGCTTGCCTATAAATTCGCCGAGCCCCAAATTGCCGATTTAAACTTTAGTTTCAGTGGTTTTAAAACATCAATTTTGTATTTTTTGAGAAAGAAAGAGCAAGAAAACCCTAACTTTATAGCTGAGAATTTGAATGATATTTGCGCCTCTGTGCAGCACAGCATCGTTCAGATTTTGTTAAGCAAACTTAAAAAAGCCGCTAAACAATTTAATATCAGCCAAATTGCAATTGCTGGTGGGGTATCTGCAAACTCAGGACTGCGGAACGACCTTCAAAAGTTGGCCGATGAACTGAATTGGGAGGTTTTCATTCCAGCTTTTCAATACTGCACCGATAATGCCGGCATGATCGCCATAGCAGGTTATCATAAATTTTTGAAAAACGATTTTGTGGGTCAGGATATTTCACCAAAGGCGAGAATGGAATTTAGATAGCGGATTACACAAGTGCTTGATTACATCGATTGATAGATTACCAAAATTTTTAACTCAATAACTTCGGGCTTCGAGCTTTTGTTAATTGGCAACTGATAATTAAAAACTGAAAACTGAAACATGACTGGAGCATCACTAGTATTTTGGATTGTTTGTGCAATACCGCTTATCGGGGTTTTATATTACCTGATCAGAAAGGATAAAAATAAGCTGAAGGGCAGCTGGGGCGTGATTATTTTGGGCGCTTTGGTAATTGCCGCTATATTGGTAATTGTATATGTTACGAAAGACTTTAATGCCATTTTTAGCCAAAACTAATGGCAGAAAAAAAGTAGTAAAACGAAAACGGCCAGCGTAAAGCGCAGGCCGTTTTGTGGTATTCTTTAAACACTTTGCATGCGTTGTTGCAGTGTCGATACATTTTTGTTTTCTTTCTGTTTCATAAAGCGCTGTAAAAGCGAGTGCTCAAAATGCGGATGCTGTTTGAAGCTGTTCGGATTCAATCTTAAAGCTTCGCCTTTGGCCCAAAGGTAGCCGCCTGCAGTAAGTCCATCTCCTCGCAACACCACGTGGATGGTTTTCGAATCGATATTTGTTTTTCTGCTGGCCTCGGTTACGCCGGCGTACGTTCCTTTCCAAAGGCCATTCAGGTCATACCGGCTAATTTTATTGTTTTCAGCGTAAATAGGTGAGTGGCGGTAGCCATTAAGTTTTTCGAGCTTTTTAACATTGATAGTTTGTTTGGTGCCATAGCGCCACAAGTAGCCTCCGCAGGTAATATGACGGCCGTTTAAGCTTCCCGAAAGCTGGTTGTAATTTAAGCCTAACTTGGCCTCGATTTCGCGAATGGTACCAAATGTGGCAATGAGTTTTCCATGCAAGTCGTACTGGCCAATTCGATGAATGTGTTTGGAAAGTGGCGAAGCCCAAATGCCGTTCTTTGTTACAAACTCCTCAATATCAATTTCTGGACTCGAACCTCTCCTCCAGATATAATTTTTATAGGTTAACGGCTTCCCGCGGGTAGCTTTTGAAAGCAAATTTGCGCTACAGCCAAAGCCTTTTGCAGCCACTTCGGCATTGTGATAGGTTTCTAAGAGCTTACCAGATAAAGAGTAGCGACTAATCTCATCTTTAGGATTCAGTGCTCGTTTCGCATTGATTTTTTGTTGTATCGCTTTCCGCTGTTCGGGGCTTATTGTTGCAAACACATTGCCTTTACGTCCGGCAGCGGTCATTCGTTGTTGCTTCGTTTCCTGGTCCCCGAGCAGCAAATTAGCGGCGTTTGTGTTTAGTGTGTCGCCATCAATCGGGAAAATATAAGTG from Pedobacter endophyticus includes:
- a CDS encoding LptF/LptG family permease, whose protein sequence is MKKIHLLLIKAFVKPFIATFFVVMFILLMFFLFKWIDDLIGKGFEWYTILELMYYASAANVSMALPLSVLLSSIMTFGTLGENYELVAIKSAGISLQKAMRPLLVVILMLTVASFLFSNYMLPKANLKFGSLLYDVRNKKLSFLIKPGVFNNAIPGYSIRVDSKDEDGMLHGIMIYDHKDNSAIPKVILAKQGKMEKTADGKFLILKLKDGVQYEEQAKNSGMYNPRQIFSRRRFKETAPQFDMSSFDPDRTDPNAFGNSTPMLDLKGIVKKRDLLTRQLDTVKTNAIASLTGNFKQFNITKGYTKYKTAPKQLNDVILKDIPNGSRKQSLENATNIVSGIMQNLPNWGPRQTELNREIIFTTIEYQRKFTLAASCILLFFIGAPLGAIIRKGGMGLPVVTAVSFFLIYHIITTVAEKSAKEGNLNPILAMWTAAIVLSPLAAFLTYKATVDSALFDINFYKQLFVKLFKRNKQIA
- a CDS encoding translocation/assembly module TamB domain-containing protein is translated as MLLALIIFSLQFKSVQTYLAQKTAAYLSKELKTTVSIKSLYIKPFKSIVLEDLLVLDMQKDTLLRTPQFMVDINRLSIDKRIIDINTVQINNGQFFLKDFKDKSSNLDFIINYFDSGKPTVKKKKSEPYNVNLGRVILNKFAFRYKNFTAKDTVQGRSVNFDNVDVKDLSGIFEGLDVKDHLLKTNIKNLTLKEKSGFYLKNLTAQTTIDSNAIELKNLLLETSRSRLTNYYQMKFKTYRDFNHYIDKVRMKAVFKDSHLSSRDVAFFAPELNDMKLDIDIDGQITGLVNNLRAKKLSLKAGKATYIKGDFVLKGLPKWKETFMDLKIEMAGTNKTDLDEVLGGITNSKKKLIPVIVSKFGNINFNGSFTGFQNDFIAYGEFKTKLGRLVSDVNMKIDKNEVPSYTGNIKSYDFNIGSLLDEKSLGRITSSLYVKGRGTELKDLSEKINGDVSYIDFNGYRYRNVKIDGKFDKKYFDGKLTINDKNVKLAFDGGVNLNPKLPVFNFNATISRAKLKALKLLKDSLMVDAKFSTNFSGTNLNNIEGSLMVQEIRLQNPKGVYNVDSVQLIANGTGASRNLNIKSDILDASITGEYDLNSIVSYYKAIAKTYIPSLQADIFKYKNQIFKFNLKVKKFEPLAQLISPGLALDDGATLIGNFDSRNNTATLNGYVKTLKYNGIVVNNIILDENTTPQQLQLIVTSDRVQLNDSLFIKDVNISNILRNDSLAFNVKMSNSDEANQLDLNGLVEFTKNQDTTARLSVLPSILKINDEEWRIQEKVRIVLNNGKTQISNFDLTNGIQQLTIDGLISEDPKDLIEVGFKDFNLKTLNPFTKGFGVKLSGAVNGKTNLYGILKAPRVSDDIKIDSLNFNDIYIGTLTDTSSFSNATNKVTLFTRVTTRDSETFKLTGDLDLKAKEIDLELRMNDSKLTILEPFVKQLVSNLKGNISADLTVKGNFDKPKINGTLELDKGQLMVNYLKTTYVITDEVTVENSVINLKDFKLNDLEGHEAIGNGSVDLNDINDPTLNVTLRANSFMALNTTAKDNSVYYGKAYGTGVFKFNGPTSKMKIDINAKTEKGTVFNLPLNSSETISDKDFINFVSRDSTVLVKKTTNFDGLTLTFKLSIDPNTTANIYTTLGNLSGKGNADLNLNINSLGDFEMSGDYIIETGSFDFTAQEVINKKFEIRQGGTIRWTGNPTAAQINLKAVYALRANLSDLFKAANRDASSNANQRVDTEVEMGLTGLLLQPDIKLDIDFPSQPSIKEQLQTYFSDQNNLNLQAFSLIIRRSFAPGNGGESIGNQLSSTATSTATELVFNQFNNVLSSLNLNFVDLNVRSLSEANASFKFFNDRLIVNAGIVDRNSLNDFTVIDFSKNNVGSEVEALFLIKKDGSLIGKVANKPQTQQSIFLNSGISPTANVTSFGLVYTQQFDTFKEFIQKISGSYRRNLKRKQSEAPAKTNRPINKDAIINQEKNKQRR
- a CDS encoding bifunctional 3,4-dihydroxy-2-butanone-4-phosphate synthase/GTP cyclohydrolase II, which encodes MQTKLNTIEEAIADIKAGKVIIVVDDENRENEGDFLTAAENATPEVINFMATYGRGLICAPLTEERCKELNLNLMVGKNTAAYETNFTVSVDLVGHGCTTGISASDRSKTMLALVNPKTNPEELGRPGHIFPLIAKDGGVIRRAGHTEAAVDLARLAGMKPAGVLVEILKEDGEMARLPDLFKIAEQHQLKIISIEDLIAYRLNIDSLIKQEVSIDLPTAWGDFKMTAYTQLDNNATHLAISKGSWNVDEPILARVHSSCVTGDIFGSCRCDCGPQLHKALEMIEKEGKGIVVYMNQEGRGIGLINKLRSYNLQDAGFDTVEANIKLGFKGDERDYGVGAQILRSEGVTKMKLMSNNPTKRAGLIGYGLEVVENIPIEIASNVHNERYLTTKRDKMGHSIMKG
- a CDS encoding NUMOD1 domain-containing DNA-binding protein — protein: MKLHAYTDLSIDSRNNEYWKDIVGLEGYFQVSNHGRVKGLERVIKNRLGVERKFPERILKQTQNKSLNRFTGDTRIYLHVSMSFGGKIINYSVPRLVYHTFVAPFDLKDKNTYIFPIDGDTLNTNAANLLLGDQETKQQRMTAAGRKGNVFATISPEQRKAIQQKINAKRALNPKDEISRYSLSGKLLETYHNAEVAAKGFGCSANLLSKATRGKPLTYKNYIWRRGSSPEIDIEEFVTKNGIWASPLSKHIHRIGQYDLHGKLIATFGTIREIEAKLGLNYNQLSGSLNGRHITCGGYLWRYGTKQTINVKKLEKLNGYRHSPIYAENNKISRYDLNGLWKGTYAGVTEASRKTNIDSKTIHVVLRGDGLTAGGYLWAKGEALRLNPNSFKQHPHFEHSLLQRFMKQKENKNVSTLQQRMQSV
- a CDS encoding START-like domain-containing protein, giving the protein MAEKKKFTLEYEVKSSPRILYSFISEPNGLSQWFADDVNFRDQVYTFTWDDEQQKAKLVSVKENKLVKFKWLDDEPQCYFEMEIVQDELTNDVALSITDFATEDLLAEKKLIWDNQIDYLISVLGA
- the tsaD gene encoding tRNA (adenosine(37)-N6)-threonylcarbamoyltransferase complex transferase subunit TsaD, with amino-acid sequence MSVILAIESSCDDTSVAICNNGKITANVIANQTIHENYGGVIPELASRVHQQNIVPTIAQALKNANVTKQDISAVAFTQGPGLFGSLLVGVSFAKSFALALNIPLISVNHMHAHILAHFIDDPKPTFPFLCLTVSGGHTQIVLVRDYFDMEIVGETLDDAAGEAFDKTAKILQLPYPGGPLIDKHAKNGNPLAYKFAEPQIADLNFSFSGFKTSILYFLRKKEQENPNFIAENLNDICASVQHSIVQILLSKLKKAAKQFNISQIAIAGGVSANSGLRNDLQKLADELNWEVFIPAFQYCTDNAGMIAIAGYHKFLKNDFVGQDISPKARMEFR